The following DNA comes from Nitrogeniibacter aestuarii.
ATGGTTCTTCCAGGCGGCCAGCCGCGGCCACGCGGATGCCGAATACAGCCTCGGGCTGCTGTTTCTGGCGGGCAAGGGCGTGACCCAAAGCCAGGAAGAGGCGCTCAAGTGGATCGGGCGTGCGGCCGAGCATGGCCATGCCAGTGCCCGCGATTTTCTCGCCGGGCACCGGGGCGGGCACTGAGTCAGAGCGGTTTCTTGTAGGTGACGGCGCCGCGAATTTCGCCCTCGCGGTAGCCGGTCGCCTTGTCGTGCGGGTACTCCGTGTTCATCTGGGCGCGGGTGGCCGCGCTGATCTGCGCCTCGTCGCCATGGCAGTTCAGGCACACCGCCTTGACCGGAATGGCCTTCATGTAGCGGTAATACTTGCCCAGCGGCTCGCTGACCACCTCCCCGAATTCGATGGTCGATGGTGCTTCGCCCGCGGCTGCCCGGGCATCGAAGGCCCTGAGCACTTCCTGCTCCCAGGCATCGGGAGAGCCCAGTGCCGGGTTCCGCACACGCAGGCTCACCCGCTTGATCTGGACACCATACTTGCGTGACACCGACGAGGACACCTCGGGCGCGGTGTACTTGCACACGATCACCGAACGCAAGGCACCACTGATGCGGTATTCGCGCAGCAACTCTCCGGCGATCTGGCTGATGAGTTCTTCGCTGATCTGACGCGCGTCCGAGCGCAGCACGTCGGCATCGGGTGGTGGCGTCTGGGCGCTTGCCGGCAACGGGAGTGCGGTGGCTGCGGCGAGGACAGCCAGCGCTGGAAAGAGCGGTTTCATGGGGTGCGCTCCTGCAGTGAGATGGTGGAACAGACCTCCGGTGCATGACCCGGGCAGGCCTCGACGGACAGCGCCGGTGAGGCGCTCAGGCTTGCCAGCACCGCAAGGGCGGCAAGTGCGAGAGTGAAGACAAGATCACGGATCGGCATGCTTGATTTCCTCCGGTGTTCCTGTGTTTGGTAATCCGCTTCCCGGATTCGGGAAAGCGAGCGGTGTTTGCGGGGTCGAGCCGGTCCACTCCCACAAGGCGGCTTCGGCCTTGCGGCGGAATGGATCGTCGGTGCCTGCCAGGTGAATGTAGGTGCGCATCGCGCCGATGGCGCCCGGGCGGTCCTGCAGGGCGTCGAGGGCGATTGCCAGACCGAAATAGGCGTTGGCCTGCTGCGGATTGAGTTCGATCGCACTGGCGAAAAAGTGGCTAGCTTCCGTCCAGCGCGACAGGCCGGTCAGTGCATAACCCATATTCACGTGGGCTTCCGGCAGATCGGGGGCGTGCGCGAGTACCCGGTGAAAACTCACCATGGCGTGCTCGTATTCGCGCATGTGGAGCATCAGCACGCCCTGGCGGAACTGCTGTTTCAGCGCGTCGGCCCCTTTCGGGCTACGGCTACCCTGGGTGGGATAGAGCGGGCGCGAGGGCGCCAGACGGTCGAGCCAGTCAAAGCTCGGCCAGAACGCAATGACCGCGCCGAGGGCCAGAATGGCCACGCCGCTGCCCAGCCCGGCAGCCACGCGGGTGTCGGTGCGCCGGCTCATGTGATGCCCAGTCGTCGGGCGAGCGCGTGCCTCAGGGGCGCCGCCGAACCCATCGCCGTGAGCACGGCCAGGGCGGCCACCAGCCCACCGAGGCCGACCAGACTCGAACCGAGCAGAGCCAGCCCGTCGGCCGTGCTCGCGTCGAGCACCTGTTTGCGTGCGAGGTCCGAAGAGCCCGCGGTGAGCAGGCCGAGCATCATCAGGGCGAGGCCCGTGCCATGAACGCTGACGGCGAGGCGGGCCCGTGGCAGGGCCAGGGCAATGAGGCCGATGCTCACGGCGCCGACGGTGCCGTGATAGTGCGCCGGGATGGTCGTGTTCTGGCCGTCGATCAACCCGCCGATGAGCAGCCCGAGCACGCTCAGCGCCGTCGCCCAGCGGGTGGCGAGATCGGCATGCCAGGGCTGGAAGACGATCAGGCCGACGAACAGGCTCGACCCCAGGCCGGTGCGCATCACGGTCGAATGCATGTGATCGGCGTCGGCCAGTCCCGACAAGGCGAGGCCGGGCGCCACCACGCAGAGCAGGGCGGTGGACGCAATCAGGGCGGAACCCGTCCCTGGTCGGGGTGCGTGGCGTGACCACAGGCCCAGCAGCAGGACGGTCCAGGCAATCTGCAGCGCATGGCCGCCCCCCCAGAGCGCGCTTGAGGGTGTGTCGCCCATGGCCAGCCGGACGAGCACCTCGATCACGCCGGTCAGCAGTGGCAGACGCATGAAAGTCAGCGCAAGGGCCCAGGGGGTGGCAAGTGAAGACGGTGCCGTGATCGCGGCGGCCGTCAGGGCAACCGTGAAAAGACCGGCGCCGAGCCTGAAAAGGCCGTGATCGAGGTAGGGCAGGTAGTCGACCAGCACCGGTGTGCCGAGCCCGCCGAGCCCGGCCGTGACCATGAGCGCGGCACCTGCCATGGCAAGCCGGGCCGTTCGCGAGCCCGCGCCCCAGAGCCCGGCACTCATGGCGGCGAGCCACAGTACGCTGATCAGGGTGACGTGCAGGACCAGCGCCCGCTCGAACGCGGTCTGGGCGATCAGGCTCGAGAACAGCGGCGTGCGGGCCACCACCAGCAACAAAGCCATGAGGGCGCCGGCGGCGAGGGCGCAGAGGGCGAGGGTGTGCCAGGTGGATGCAGGGCGATCGGTGGGTGAAATCATCAAACGGCTCCCTGGTGAGGCACGGCGGAGATGAAGGGCACGCCGAAGAAGGTGAGAAAGGCCAGGGCAAACACCGCCATGATCATGGTGGCGTGGGCGGGGGGCGCCAGGCGCAGGGTGACGCGGGCGTGCAGGGTGGCGGCGAGCGCCAGCCAGGTGATGAAGGCCCAGGTCTCGAGTGGGTCCCAGGCCCAGTAGCGGCCCCAGGCGTCCTGCGCCCAGATGGCGCCGGCCACCAGCATCAGCGACTCGAAAACGAGACCGATGGCCAGGCAGCGGAAGGCCAGTTCATCCAGGCGGCGGTTGTCGGGCAGGTGGTCGAGCCGCTGTGCGCCCCGGCCGGTGCGACGCAGCAGGATGACCCCGGCCAGCCCGACGGCCACCAGCACCGCCCCCAGAAACACCTTGCCAAAGCCGATGTGGATGTACAGCCACGGGGTCTGGTAGGTGGGCGGGAAGTGTCCCTCGCCCGGGTGAGCCAGCATCAGCCAGCCCATCATCACGAACAGCACCGGCATGACCACCACCGCGGTGGCGCGAATTCTGGGGATACGCCAGTAGGCCAGGGTGAAGGCGAGGGTCAGGCTCCAGACGTTGGAGTTGAGAATTTCGAACAGGGTGATGAAGGGGCCGTGATCGAGTCGCACCCAGCGCATGCCGATGGCCAGGGCGTGTACGGCCAGGCCGCCGACGAGCAGTTGCAGGATGCGCCGGCCGGGCATGTGCCCGAGCGCCACGCGGATGATGGCCGTGCTGCCCGCCAGTACGTAGAGGATGATGGCCGCCCACAGCAGGCGCAGTTCGTTTTCCATGTCAGGCGTCCCAGGCGGTGGCGGCGAACTTGCGCCAGAAGTGGAATCCGAGGCTGAGGATGGCCACCACGGCGGCAGCGCCCAGCCAGGGCAGGGTCCAGTCGTAGAACACGGTGTAGCCCATCCAGCTGGTGAGCCCGTCGAAGCGCAGTTGTCCGCTCGCCAGCACGGCCACCTCGCCGGGGCGAAGTTCGTGACGCTGGTTGCCGTCGCGCACGACCAGGCGGGGCGACTCGGGCAGCCGAAAGCCGTCCTCGCGGGTGGCGTCGATGACCGCTTCTTCCAGCACCAGCCGGAGGTGAATGGGACGTTCGGCGCCCGGCGGCACCCAGTCCTGCATCTGTGCGTCGGCGTGCAGGGGGTAGGCGGGCAGGTGCACGGCGCCATGGACCCATGGGCGGGCATCGAGACGCCAGGCCAGCAGCGGCGCGAAGCCCTTGTTGAAACTGGTGTAGAAGCGGTAGCCCTCGAGCGTGAGCGGGGTCTGGTCACCGATCTGCGCCTCGCGGCGGTGACCGTCCCGGTCGGTCCACTGCACCCGGTTCCGGGTCTGGCCGCGACGCAGTCCGGGGGCGTAATCGATCTCGAATCCCATGTTGGTGAAACGCACATCCGCCAGCGCCCCGTGATGCCACGGGCCGGCCCGCGTCTCGACAAGGCGCCCGTCGAACTCGCCGCCCACGGTCAGTTCGGTATGTCCGCCCAGGGCCGTGAGCCGGCCGATCGCCACCAGGGCGATGAGGGCGAGCAGGGACAGGTGAAAGGCCAGCAGCGCGGTTTGCCGTCGGAAGCGCGTATTGACCGCGATGGCGGCCATCAGGTTCACCGCCAGCGCGACCAGCGGAACGACGATGCCCCACACGCGTGCCGCCTCGACGGTGTAGGCCAGCACCGTGCCGGCGAGCAGGAGCAGCAGCAGGCCGAGCGTCAGGCGCAGCGAGGCGAGCAGATGCAGCATCAGGCGCAGCCGCAGTGGCAGGCGGGCGAGGGGCATCAAGGTGGATTGCTGCATGTGTCGATCATCCAGTCCTTGCCCGTCTGGGTATCGTTGGCGGTGTTGCCGTTACTCGCCGGAATGCGGCTGCCGGTCGCCTTGCCGGCAGACCCGCAGTTGCTGTCCGACCAGTTCCCCGATGCGGCAAAGGTGCGCACCTTGAGTTTGGCGCGCATGTAGTAGGGACCTTCGCTGAAGTTGTCGGTGTTGCCGTTGGTGGCCACTTCCATGCTGCCCGGATAGCCGGCCTCGGGGCCGACATCGTTGAGGTTCACCAGCAAGGCCTTGTTCTTCCAGCCGTGGGGTACGGCCGCATGGCACCAGCTGCAGTAGATTTTCTCGACCTTGTCGGCGTGGTAGTTGTGCAGGTTGCCCTTGCCGCCACCGAAAAATCCGCTGCGCCGTCCCGAGTCGTTGCGCCCGGTGTAAACCGCCGGATCGTGGCACTTGAAGCACAGGAAGTTGGGTGTCGGATCGCCGTCGCGAGTGGCGCCGCCCAGGCCCGGACCCCATTCGCCCTTGAGGATGAACTTCCGGTTCGAGCCGTGAGGCCCCCACGGCTGGTTGCCGGTGGGCACCACGGTGCCATCGGGCGTTTCGGCGCCATGGCAGTCGCTGCAGAACATGGTCTGTGTCCCCACATCGTTGCGCCACGGAGTGAGCCAGGGGGAGTTGGTGATGTTGCCGCGGGCACCCAGGTCCCGCCCGGTGGGACCGATGACCGGATGCCATGAGCGGTGGTTACCGGTGTTGAAGGCGCCGTCGGCGCCGGTGTTGTTGATCGCGTTGTTCGGCTGCAGTTCGCGTGCCTGATTGGTATAACGCGAGAAGTTGTTGCGTCCGTCCGGGTCCTCGGGGGTCAGTCCGGTCGTATTGCCCAGCAGGGGACGCGTCACGCCGTTGGGTAGCACGTTGTCGTCGGTGTAGCCGTAGTCGGAATGGCACTTGAGGCAGATCTGGTATTCACGGGTCACGTAACTGGCGCTGGCCGTGGTGTTGACGCTGGCGCCCGGGTCGCCGCGCTTGACCAGGTAGCTGCCCGGCAGACTGAAGAAGCTGCCGTCCCCATACACCGGCTCAATGCCCCAGGCACCGCGCAGTGCGCCCGAGATGATGTTGGTGTGGCCGGGAGCGTGGTTGTGGCTGGCCCGCTGGTCGGTGGACGTGTTGGCGGCATTGAGTACGCCGGGTAGACCGTTGGCCGAGCGGATGATTCGGTGGGGGTTGTGGCAGTCGGTGCATTCGGCGTGGCGGTTGTCGGTATTGGCGACGCCCAGGCGTTCGCGCGGTTCGAGCATGTCCTTGCCGCACTGGCTGGCCGGGCCGGTACAGTCGATGAAACCGGCGTCGGTAAAGTTGGCGTCGATGTCATGGCGCTCTTCACCGGCCGCCTGCTCGACCGAGCGGATCGGCATGTGCCGGGCGAGCGAGAACTCGGTCTGGATGTCGGGGACGTTGCCCGTCGCATTCACCACGACCGCGCCGGCGCTGTTGGTGTGGCACTGGTAGCAGGTCTCTTCGATGGCGGGGTTGCCGCCGGCTTTGGGGCTCAGCGGGCTGTCGGTGCCTTCGCGCAGCAGGCGGCGCGCTCCGGCCACCGTGTGGGTGTCATGGCAGTTGAGGCAGGCCGCCTTCCACACCGGCTGGGCGGGCGGGAACTGGCGTTGTGCGGCCGGCAGGGTCTTGTAGGTTTCGTCGGCCACGTTGGGGTTGGCGTGAGCCGAATGGGCCCAGCTGCCGTTGCCGGTGTTCTTGTCGTGACACGCCAGGCAGATGATGTCGCTATCGGGGTTGGCGGCATTCGACGGAGGGATTTCCTGGAAACGGTTCAGGCGCAGAAACTTCTGCAGGCCCTTGGCGGCCTCTTCGGTGTCGTACAGGTGGGGGTCATGACAGGTGGCGCACTGCAGCTGACCGGTGCCGCCACTGCCGGTGGGTTCCAGCGGGAGTTTCGGTTTGTAGCCGGGCGCACGCACGCCCAGCACTGAACCATCGGCCGGCCACTGCTGGTTGGCATCGACCACGCGCATCTCGCCGTCGCGCGTGGCCAGGGCGGTGGTGTAGTCGAGCGAGATGGGGTGGTCGTTGCGCAGATCGATCCCCAGGCGGCGGGTGAAGCCGGTGGTCTCGCCAGCGCCATCGGGCATGGTGCCGCCCACCCCGGTGCCGTTCATGGCGATGCTCTGGCTGCCTTCGGCACCGCCCTGGCCGGAGAGCACGTTCACGTTGCCGATGGCCAGCGAGCCGTCGTGGCACGACAGGCACAGCTTGGACGAGCCGGCCGGCTGATCGAGCACCCGGCCGAGCAGGACTTCTGCATCCAGGGAGGACGAGGTGTAGGGCGTGTAGGTCTGCCCGGAGAGTTTGCGATTCCACAGCGGAGCGGTGCCGGCGGTGGCCCCGTGCGGGGTGTGGCAGAACACGCACACCTGCGATTCGCCGGTGGCCTGAACGTCGCGCTGCGGCGGCTGGCCGGTCGTGCGCCCGACGGCAGTCGCCGAGAAATTGTGCTTGGTGGCGCGCACGTCGGACACCTTCTCGGCGCTGGCGGCCAGCGTGACGGCGAGGGTGATGGTCATGACCGCAGCCAGTTCAAAGCGCATCGATGTCGCCTCCGCCCAGATAACGGAAGATCACCACACGCCCGTTGAAGGTGTCGGCGATGAAGATGCGGTCCGTGTCGTCCACGGTGACCCCGGCGGGCAGGTAGAACTTGTCGATGGCGGTACCGGTGCCGCCGATGGGCAGCAGGAACTGACCGTCTGCGTTGAAGACCAGCAGGCGGTCGTAGTAGGACTCGATCACGTAGAGGTTGCCCTCGCTGTCGCTGGCCACGCCCTTGGGCCGCACCAGATTGCCCAGATACAGGCCGCGCTCCCCGACCACGCGCGGCTCGCCACCGTCGAGCGGAATGATCTGGATGCGGCTGTTCATGGTGTCGGTGACCTGAAGCTCACGACCGCGCAGCGCCACATGCGTGGGGTAGTTGAATTGCCCCGGCGCTTCGCCGCGCTGGCCGATGGCACGCAGCCAGCGACCGTCTTCGTCGAACACGTGAACGGTGTGGGCGTAGGTGTCGGCCACATACAGGTGACCGGTGACCGGGTCGCGGGCCAGCCCGGTGGGGCGTTTGAGCAGCGGCTTGCCGATGTGCTGAACGCCATTGCCTTCGGCGTCGAGCCGGACGAGCTCGGCCAGATCGGCATCCGCGACCCACACGCCGCCCCGGCCGTCGGTGGCGATGCCGACCGGCGAGGCGAAACGGGTCACCCCTGCGGCGTATTCCCACACCTTGAGTTCGCCGGCGAGCGGATCGAACACGAACACGGCGGCGCGGCTCACGTCGGTGACGTAGATGCGCCCGTCGGCTGCCGAGATGGCCACGGCCTGGGGGCGCTGCAGAACGTTGGGACGCGCCTCCTGACCGAGGCCGGTGATCCATCGCCACACCTTTTGCAGGCCGCTCTCTTCCGCCTCGTCGCGCACGAAGTTCTGCTCGCCGGTCAGCTCGCCCGCGTACTGGTAGCGCGGGATCTCGGGCGCAGCCGGCCACAGGCGCCGGGCGCTGCCTTCGATGGCATCGATGCCGAAGCTCAGACGTGCCGGCGTGCGCTCGCTGGCGCAGGCACTGAGCAGCAAGGTGAGCACGAGGGTGAGCAGCAGGGGCTTCATGGCGTGCGGACCATCGGTAACAGGCGCAGCTCGATGATGCGGGCGCCCGGCCCGTCGGCCACGAACAGGCTGCCGGGGCCGCTTGCCAGGGCGGTGATCCGGCTGGCGCCGAGGGCGGCCGGCGCATAGAGCCCGAGGCGCTGGCCGCCGAAGTGCGCCTGAAGATGACCGTCGGCATTGTCCACCAGCCAGACGCGGCCGTCGCGATCCACCGACATGGCACCGGGGTCGTCGAAGCGCACATCGTCGAAACGTCTCAACTCACGGCCGTCGAAGCCGACTTCTGCCAGACACAGGCAGTCGTCGGCGATGCCCCAGGCCCGACCGCCACCGCTCTTGATCATGCGCCAGGGCGTGGGCTCGGTGGCGCCGGGCAGGGCGTAGGCCTGGCGTCCGAGCCCGCCAAAGGCATGAAGGCTGCCATCGGCATCGGTGACCCAGGCTTGTGTGCCGTCGGGCGAAAGCGTGATGTCGCGGGGTTGCATTACGGCGTCCTGTCCGCGCAGGCGTGCCAGTTCGCGACCGTTGCGGTCGAGCCGCTGCACCACGCCCAGATCCGGGCGCAGGACGAAAACGCCGCCGGCGGGCGCCGGCTGCAGGCTCACGGCGGGCAGCCCGGGAATGGAAGCGATCTTGCGGACGCGTTCCGTGGTGAGATCAATCACCAGCAGGGCGCCCAGGCCACTGTCCAGCACATACAGTTCGCCCGCGCCGACGGCGATTGCACTTGGATAGACAAACTTCACGTAACCGCCCGCGCTGACGGGCAGCCCGCCCACCAGGGTGCGCAGCGGGGTCAGCGGCGAGGCCGGGTGGGTCGGTTCGGCCAGCGACATGGCGCTGACCGACAGCACGATGGCGCCCATCAGGCGACGCGTCACCATCGGCCCGGCCCATTGGTTTCATGCCCGCCGAAGATCCCCGAGGGCAGGCCGGGCTTGCCTGAATGGCACAGGTGGCAGTTGTCGGGAGCCCAGGCGGTGTGGCCGTCGTGGCAGGCACCGCAGAAGCGACCTTCGACGATGTCGTTCATGGTCACGTCGTTCGATCCGGCGCGCATCTCGAAGCCCAGCTCGGCATGGCAGACCTTGCAGCGAAATCGGATGCGGTGGAACCAGTGAGGAAAGATCACGGGGCGCATGCCGTTGGCCTCGGACCGGCGATTGAGGACCACGTCGGCGTATTCGCCGGCGCCGGGGAGTGGCCATAGCAGCAGGGGAACAAGGGTCAGGAGGAGCGCGCGCGAACGGTTCATCTTGCCGGCGTCCGGGCCTGCGCGGCAGCGTCGAGTTCTTGGCGGGCCGCCTTGTGGGAGACGCTGTGGCAGCGGTTGCACTCGGTGAGCGGGAACGAGACCGCGCCGTGGCATACCCCGCATTGCTCGCCTTGCAGAATGCGATACATGCTGATGCCGGTGGCACCGGTCTTGCGCTTGAACAGATGGTCGTGGCAGTTGCTGCAGTCGAGCCATTCGGTGTGCGCCTTGTGCGGAAAGCGCACCACCGGCATGCCGCCACGCAGGTTGAGCAGAATGTCCTTGTCCAGTTCCGGTGTCTCGCGCGTGGGGTCGAGCTTGCGTCGGGGCTGAATGTGGCCCTCGCGCAGCGCACGTACCCAGCGCACCTGATTGCCGGTCGAATCGGGGGGCAGCGGCGCGAGGGCGTCCGCCGGTTCCTGCAGCAGGCCGATCGCCGGGCCGGCCGGATCGTGCAGATCGTCCTCGGCCAGGGGCTGCCAGTTCCCCGCGTGGGCCGCCGTGAGGCAAGCGGCCATCGCCCAGGGCAAGGGCCAGCGGACAGCGCGATACATCGTCGCCATCAGCCCGGAATGTAGACACCCGCATTGCGGATCGCCTTGACCAGTTCGCCGGTGGATGACTCCAGCAAGTCGATGGCCTCGGCATGCTGCCCCCGGGACGCTGCGGCCTCGGCCTGGCCGCGCAGGGTGCCTGCCTGTTGCAGGAACTTGCGCACCTGCGGATCGAACTGGGTGTTTTTCTCGTCG
Coding sequences within:
- a CDS encoding NHL repeat-containing protein; this encodes MVTRRLMGAIVLSVSAMSLAEPTHPASPLTPLRTLVGGLPVSAGGYVKFVYPSAIAVGAGELYVLDSGLGALLVIDLTTERVRKIASIPGLPAVSLQPAPAGGVFVLRPDLGVVQRLDRNGRELARLRGQDAVMQPRDITLSPDGTQAWVTDADGSLHAFGGLGRQAYALPGATEPTPWRMIKSGGGRAWGIADDCLCLAEVGFDGRELRRFDDVRFDDPGAMSVDRDGRVWLVDNADGHLQAHFGGQRLGLYAPAALGASRITALASGPGSLFVADGPGARIIELRLLPMVRTP
- a CDS encoding 6-bladed beta-propeller, which produces MKPLLLTLVLTLLLSACASERTPARLSFGIDAIEGSARRLWPAAPEIPRYQYAGELTGEQNFVRDEAEESGLQKVWRWITGLGQEARPNVLQRPQAVAISAADGRIYVTDVSRAAVFVFDPLAGELKVWEYAAGVTRFASPVGIATDGRGGVWVADADLAELVRLDAEGNGVQHIGKPLLKRPTGLARDPVTGHLYVADTYAHTVHVFDEDGRWLRAIGQRGEAPGQFNYPTHVALRGRELQVTDTMNSRIQIIPLDGGEPRVVGERGLYLGNLVRPKGVASDSEGNLYVIESYYDRLLVFNADGQFLLPIGGTGTAIDKFYLPAGVTVDDTDRIFIADTFNGRVVIFRYLGGGDIDAL
- a CDS encoding cytochrome c biogenesis protein ResB yields the protein MQQSTLMPLARLPLRLRLMLHLLASLRLTLGLLLLLLAGTVLAYTVEAARVWGIVVPLVALAVNLMAAIAVNTRFRRQTALLAFHLSLLALIALVAIGRLTALGGHTELTVGGEFDGRLVETRAGPWHHGALADVRFTNMGFEIDYAPGLRRGQTRNRVQWTDRDGHRREAQIGDQTPLTLEGYRFYTSFNKGFAPLLAWRLDARPWVHGAVHLPAYPLHADAQMQDWVPPGAERPIHLRLVLEEAVIDATREDGFRLPESPRLVVRDGNQRHELRPGEVAVLASGQLRFDGLTSWMGYTVFYDWTLPWLGAAAVVAILSLGFHFWRKFAATAWDA
- a CDS encoding cytochrome c3 family protein yields the protein MRFELAAVMTITLAVTLAASAEKVSDVRATKHNFSATAVGRTTGQPPQRDVQATGESQVCVFCHTPHGATAGTAPLWNRKLSGQTYTPYTSSSLDAEVLLGRVLDQPAGSSKLCLSCHDGSLAIGNVNVLSGQGGAEGSQSIAMNGTGVGGTMPDGAGETTGFTRRLGIDLRNDHPISLDYTTALATRDGEMRVVDANQQWPADGSVLGVRAPGYKPKLPLEPTGSGGTGQLQCATCHDPHLYDTEEAAKGLQKFLRLNRFQEIPPSNAANPDSDIICLACHDKNTGNGSWAHSAHANPNVADETYKTLPAAQRQFPPAQPVWKAACLNCHDTHTVAGARRLLREGTDSPLSPKAGGNPAIEETCYQCHTNSAGAVVVNATGNVPDIQTEFSLARHMPIRSVEQAAGEERHDIDANFTDAGFIDCTGPASQCGKDMLEPRERLGVANTDNRHAECTDCHNPHRIIRSANGLPGVLNAANTSTDQRASHNHAPGHTNIISGALRGAWGIEPVYGDGSFFSLPGSYLVKRGDPGASVNTTASASYVTREYQICLKCHSDYGYTDDNVLPNGVTRPLLGNTTGLTPEDPDGRNNFSRYTNQARELQPNNAINNTGADGAFNTGNHRSWHPVIGPTGRDLGARGNITNSPWLTPWRNDVGTQTMFCSDCHGAETPDGTVVPTGNQPWGPHGSNRKFILKGEWGPGLGGATRDGDPTPNFLCFKCHDPAVYTGRNDSGRRSGFFGGGKGNLHNYHADKVEKIYCSWCHAAVPHGWKNKALLVNLNDVGPEAGYPGSMEVATNGNTDNFSEGPYYMRAKLKVRTFAASGNWSDSNCGSAGKATGSRIPASNGNTANDTQTGKDWMIDTCSNPP
- a CDS encoding c(7)-type cytochrome triheme domain-containing protein, whose protein sequence is MNRSRALLLTLVPLLLWPLPGAGEYADVVLNRRSEANGMRPVIFPHWFHRIRFRCKVCHAELGFEMRAGSNDVTMNDIVEGRFCGACHDGHTAWAPDNCHLCHSGKPGLPSGIFGGHETNGPGRW
- a CDS encoding c(7)-type cytochrome triheme domain-containing protein, which codes for MYRAVRWPLPWAMAACLTAAHAGNWQPLAEDDLHDPAGPAIGLLQEPADALAPLPPDSTGNQVRWVRALREGHIQPRRKLDPTRETPELDKDILLNLRGGMPVVRFPHKAHTEWLDCSNCHDHLFKRKTGATGISMYRILQGEQCGVCHGAVSFPLTECNRCHSVSHKAARQELDAAAQARTPAR
- a CDS encoding tetratricopeptide repeat protein — encoded protein: MSRRTDTRVAAGLGSGVAILALGAVIAFWPSFDWLDRLAPSRPLYPTQGSRSPKGADALKQQFRQGVLMLHMREYEHAMVSFHRVLAHAPDLPEAHVNMGYALTGLSRWTEASHFFASAIELNPQQANAYFGLAIALDALQDRPGAIGAMRTYIHLAGTDDPFRRKAEAALWEWTGSTPQTPLAFPNPGSGLPNTGTPEEIKHADP
- a CDS encoding Tll0287-like domain-containing protein, which translates into the protein MKPLFPALAVLAAATALPLPASAQTPPPDADVLRSDARQISEELISQIAGELLREYRISGALRSVIVCKYTAPEVSSSVSRKYGVQIKRVSLRVRNPALGSPDAWEQEVLRAFDARAAAGEAPSTIEFGEVVSEPLGKYYRYMKAIPVKAVCLNCHGDEAQISAATRAQMNTEYPHDKATGYREGEIRGAVTYKKPL
- the ccsA gene encoding cytochrome c biogenesis protein CcsA, with product MENELRLLWAAIILYVLAGSTAIIRVALGHMPGRRILQLLVGGLAVHALAIGMRWVRLDHGPFITLFEILNSNVWSLTLAFTLAYWRIPRIRATAVVVMPVLFVMMGWLMLAHPGEGHFPPTYQTPWLYIHIGFGKVFLGAVLVAVGLAGVILLRRTGRGAQRLDHLPDNRRLDELAFRCLAIGLVFESLMLVAGAIWAQDAWGRYWAWDPLETWAFITWLALAATLHARVTLRLAPPAHATMIMAVFALAFLTFFGVPFISAVPHQGAV